One Terriglobales bacterium DNA segment encodes these proteins:
- a CDS encoding DUF3566 domain-containing protein encodes MTKIRTVRVFSAAKVNALLYGILGLLIAPFLMLGPGLAMMGGEKRSGGFGGVIAVAAIAPIFYGLIGFVAGAIMAFIYNAISHSVGGIEVELDFPPSPITTVPSLPVSAPPIAASSEPAPPVRPEFE; translated from the coding sequence ATGACCAAAATTCGAACCGTTCGCGTCTTCTCAGCAGCGAAAGTAAATGCACTTCTGTATGGAATTCTGGGATTGCTCATCGCTCCCTTTCTGATGCTTGGGCCGGGACTTGCAATGATGGGCGGTGAAAAACGTTCTGGCGGATTCGGTGGGGTCATCGCCGTTGCTGCAATCGCTCCCATCTTTTATGGGTTGATCGGCTTCGTCGCCGGAGCAATCATGGCTTTTATCTACAACGCGATTTCACATTCGGTTGGTGGAATTGAAGTCGAACTTGATTTTCCACCCTCGCCAATCACGACTGTGCCTTCCTTGCCGGTCTCCGCGCCGCCAATCGCTGCGTCGAGCGAGCCTGCTCCACCAGTTCGCCCTGAATTCGAGTGA